A single Streptomyces mirabilis DNA region contains:
- a CDS encoding acyl-CoA thioesterase translates to MRHIYRCPLRWADMDAYGHVNNAVFLRYLEEARIDFLTRPDKQFKQGSVVARHEIDYKRQLVHRREPVDIELWITQIRAAAFTITYEVKDTDQLYVRAATVVVPFDFEAQRPRRLTAEEREFLEEYRDDQDEAVAA, encoded by the coding sequence TTGCGGCACATCTACCGCTGCCCGCTGCGCTGGGCGGACATGGACGCGTACGGCCACGTCAACAACGCGGTCTTCCTCCGCTACCTGGAGGAAGCACGTATCGACTTCCTGACCCGCCCGGACAAGCAGTTCAAGCAGGGGTCCGTGGTGGCGCGCCACGAGATCGACTACAAGCGGCAGCTCGTCCACCGGCGCGAGCCGGTGGACATCGAGCTGTGGATCACCCAGATAAGGGCCGCGGCCTTCACGATCACGTACGAGGTCAAGGACACGGACCAGCTCTACGTCCGGGCCGCGACCGTGGTCGTGCCGTTCGACTTCGAGGCCCAGCGCCCGCGCCGCCTCACCGCCGAGGAGCGCGAGTTTCTGGAGGAGTACCGGGACGACCAGGACGAGGCCGTCGCGGCATGA
- a CDS encoding nucleoside hydrolase, which translates to MPKKIIIDCDPGLDDAIAILLAAGNPDVEIVAVTTVAGNQTIEKVTLNARQVCTLAGLRGVPVAAGAGGPLVRDQTLAAEIHGDTGMDGPAFIPPAMETDPRHAVDLIIETVLAHPGEITLVPTAPLTNIALALRREPRIAELVKEVVLMGGSYTRGNITPAAEFNIHADPEAAAVVFSAGWPLTMVGLDLTAQAAATPELLSRIGALGTPVSRFVVDLLDHYNANVGKVHGAMATIHDACAVGRAIDPSLMEVTPAHVEVELRGTATYGMTVTDFRGRSGPANTSVATKLHTERLWDLLISSLETIAATTARTSA; encoded by the coding sequence ATGCCCAAGAAGATCATCATCGACTGCGACCCCGGGCTCGACGACGCCATCGCCATCCTGCTCGCCGCCGGGAACCCCGACGTCGAGATCGTCGCCGTCACGACCGTCGCGGGCAACCAGACCATCGAGAAGGTCACCCTGAACGCCCGGCAGGTCTGCACCCTGGCGGGCCTGCGCGGCGTACCGGTCGCGGCCGGTGCCGGCGGTCCCCTCGTCCGGGACCAGACCCTCGCCGCCGAGATCCACGGGGACACCGGAATGGACGGCCCCGCCTTCATCCCTCCGGCCATGGAGACCGACCCCCGGCACGCCGTCGATCTGATCATCGAGACGGTCCTCGCCCACCCCGGTGAGATCACCCTCGTCCCCACCGCGCCCCTGACCAACATCGCGCTGGCGCTGCGCCGGGAGCCCCGTATCGCCGAACTGGTCAAGGAGGTCGTCCTGATGGGCGGGTCGTACACCCGCGGCAACATCACACCGGCGGCCGAGTTCAACATCCACGCCGACCCCGAGGCGGCCGCGGTCGTCTTCTCGGCGGGCTGGCCCCTGACCATGGTCGGTCTCGATCTGACGGCACAGGCCGCCGCCACACCTGAACTGCTGTCCCGTATCGGGGCGTTGGGCACACCCGTGTCCCGGTTCGTCGTCGATCTCCTCGACCACTACAACGCCAACGTCGGCAAGGTGCACGGCGCGATGGCCACGATCCACGACGCGTGCGCGGTCGGCCGGGCCATCGACCCGAGCCTGATGGAGGTCACGCCGGCCCATGTCGAGGTCGAGCTGCGGGGTACGGCGACCTACGGCATGACGGTCACCGACTTCCGCGGCCGCTCCGGCCCGGCGAACACCTCCGTGGCGACGAAGCTGCACACCGAGCGCCTGTGGGACCTGCTCATCAGCTCGCTGGAAACCATCGCGGCGACCACCGCGCGGACCTCCGCGTAG
- a CDS encoding ABC transporter ATP-binding protein, with protein MNIDAIQLHSVSRQYGSGDGVVTALDEVSLAFPGGTFTAVMGPSGSGKSTLLQCAAGLDRPTSGSVTVGGTDLTKLSETKLTLLRRERIGFVFQAFNLLPSLTAEQNVALPLRLAGRRPARARVREVLGQVGLGDRARHRPTELSGGQQQRVALARALITRPEVLFGDEPTGALDSRTSREVLSLLRAMADEERQTIIMVTHDPVAAAYADRVVFLVDGRVDDEVAGAGADDIAARMTELEAAPC; from the coding sequence ATGAACATCGACGCGATCCAGTTGCACTCCGTCAGCAGGCAGTACGGGTCGGGCGACGGAGTGGTGACGGCACTCGACGAGGTCTCACTCGCCTTCCCGGGGGGAACCTTCACCGCCGTCATGGGCCCCTCCGGCTCGGGCAAGTCGACCCTGCTGCAGTGCGCGGCGGGGCTGGACCGCCCCACATCGGGGTCGGTCACCGTGGGCGGGACCGATCTGACGAAGCTGAGCGAGACCAAGCTGACCCTCTTGCGACGAGAACGCATCGGGTTCGTCTTCCAGGCGTTCAACCTGCTGCCGTCCCTGACCGCCGAGCAGAACGTGGCGCTGCCCCTGCGCCTCGCGGGCCGCCGCCCCGCCAGGGCCCGGGTGCGCGAGGTGCTCGGACAGGTCGGCCTGGGCGACCGGGCGCGGCACCGGCCGACGGAGCTGTCCGGCGGTCAGCAGCAACGCGTCGCCCTGGCCCGCGCCTTGATCACCCGCCCCGAGGTGCTCTTCGGCGACGAGCCGACCGGCGCCCTCGACTCGCGGACCAGCCGTGAGGTACTGAGCCTGCTGCGCGCCATGGCCGACGAGGAACGCCAGACGATCATCATGGTCACCCACGACCCGGTGGCCGCCGCGTACGCCGACCGCGTGGTCTTCCTCGTCGACGGACGGGTCGACGACGAGGTGGCCGGCGCCGGCGCCGACGACATCGCCGCGCGCATGACCGAGCTGGAGGCCGCGCCGTGCTGA
- the ettA gene encoding energy-dependent translational throttle protein EttA, producing MAEFIYTMRKTRKAHGDKVILDDVTLSFLPGAKIGVVGPNGAGKSTVLKIMAGLEQPSNGDAFLSPGYSVGMLLQEPPLDESKTVLENVQDGAAEIMGKLKRFNEVAELMATDYSDALLDEMGKLQEDLDHANAWDLDAQLEQAMDALGCPPGDWPVTNLSGGEKRRVALCKLLIEAPDLLLLDEPTNHLDAESVQWLEQHLAKYPGTVVAVTHDRYFLDNVAGWILELDRGRAIGYEGNYSTYLESKASRLKVEGQKDAKRAKRLKEELEWVRSNAKGRQAKSKARLARYEEMAAEADKMRKLDFEEIQIPPGPRLGSIVVEVNNLSKAFGEKVLIDDLSFTLPRNGIVGVIGPNGAGKTTLFKMIQGLETPDSGTIKVGETVKISYVDQSRENIDPKKSLWAVVSDELDYINVGQVEMPSRAYVSAFGFKGPDQQKPAGVLSGGERNRLNLALTLKQGGNLLLLDEPTNDLDVETLSSLENALLEFPGAAVVVSHDRWFLDRVATHILAYEGDSKWFWFEGNFESYEKNKIERLGADAARPHRATYKKLTRG from the coding sequence TTGGCTGAGTTCATTTACACCATGCGCAAGACGCGCAAGGCGCACGGCGACAAGGTGATTCTCGACGACGTCACCTTGAGCTTCCTGCCGGGTGCGAAGATCGGTGTGGTCGGTCCGAACGGTGCTGGTAAGTCCACCGTTCTCAAGATCATGGCGGGGCTCGAGCAGCCCTCCAACGGCGACGCGTTCCTGTCGCCCGGGTACAGCGTCGGGATGCTGCTGCAGGAGCCGCCGCTCGACGAGTCCAAGACCGTTCTGGAGAACGTCCAGGACGGCGCCGCCGAGATCATGGGCAAGCTCAAGCGCTTCAACGAGGTCGCCGAGCTGATGGCGACCGACTACTCGGACGCGCTGCTGGACGAGATGGGCAAGCTCCAGGAGGACCTGGACCACGCCAACGCGTGGGACCTGGACGCTCAGCTGGAGCAGGCCATGGACGCCCTGGGCTGCCCGCCCGGCGACTGGCCGGTCACCAACCTCTCCGGTGGTGAGAAGCGCCGCGTCGCGCTGTGCAAGCTGCTGATCGAGGCGCCCGACCTGCTGCTCCTCGACGAGCCCACCAACCACCTGGACGCCGAGTCCGTGCAGTGGCTGGAGCAGCACCTCGCGAAGTACCCCGGCACCGTCGTCGCCGTCACCCACGACCGGTACTTCCTCGACAACGTCGCCGGCTGGATCCTTGAGCTCGACCGCGGCCGCGCCATCGGCTACGAGGGCAACTACTCGACGTACCTGGAGAGCAAGGCCTCCCGCCTCAAGGTCGAGGGCCAGAAGGACGCCAAGCGCGCCAAGCGGCTCAAGGAAGAGCTCGAGTGGGTGCGGTCCAACGCCAAGGGTCGGCAGGCCAAGTCCAAGGCGCGTCTGGCGCGCTACGAGGAGATGGCGGCCGAGGCCGACAAGATGCGGAAGCTGGACTTCGAGGAGATCCAGATCCCGCCGGGCCCGCGTCTGGGTTCCATCGTCGTCGAGGTCAACAACCTCTCCAAGGCCTTCGGGGAGAAGGTCCTCATCGACGACCTCTCCTTCACGCTGCCGCGTAACGGGATCGTCGGCGTCATCGGCCCGAACGGCGCCGGCAAGACCACGCTCTTCAAGATGATCCAGGGACTCGAGACGCCGGACTCCGGCACGATCAAGGTCGGCGAGACCGTCAAGATCAGTTACGTCGACCAGAGCCGCGAGAACATCGACCCGAAGAAGTCGCTGTGGGCCGTCGTCTCGGACGAGCTGGACTACATCAATGTGGGCCAGGTCGAGATGCCGTCGCGCGCGTACGTCTCCGCCTTCGGGTTCAAGGGCCCCGACCAGCAGAAGCCGGCCGGTGTCCTCTCCGGCGGTGAGCGCAACCGGCTCAACCTCGCCCTCACCCTCAAGCAGGGCGGCAACCTGCTGCTCCTCGACGAGCCGACCAACGACCTCGACGTCGAGACGCTGTCCTCGCTCGAGAACGCGCTGCTGGAGTTCCCGGGTGCGGCCGTGGTCGTCTCCCACGACCGCTGGTTCCTGGACCGGGTCGCGACGCACATCCTCGCCTACGAGGGTGACTCGAAGTGGTTCTGGTTCGAGGGCAACTTCGAGTCGTACGAGAAGAACAAGATCGAGCGCCTCGGTGCGGACGCCGCGCGCCCGCACCGTGCCACCTACAAGAAGCTGACCCGGGGCTGA
- a CDS encoding ABC transporter permease, which translates to MLSVTLRTLHARWITFVGSFVALALGVALIAVMGLSLASSLNAPDGRPERFAAAPVVVKGADTLRVPTSTGVRVHKLAQPRAVPAGTVAKLKKLGTVVEDRSFAVRARGGPGDLVGHPWSTAAFAPYEIDAGRAPRAADEVVVSGDWAKPGERVRTDRGTVRVAGTVRVAGTIRVAGTGRGGATGRTGATGRVGVTGQVSGAVARRGFENAVFYADERAAALSPRSVQLVVDADTAAVREAVRGSTGVQVLTGDARRYADADPDRDSEALTAMDAMFGTAGGVTGFVSVFVVASTFAFAVAQRRREFGLLRTAGATPGQIRRMVFAEALVVGVLASATGCVLGAYGAPWLAARMVDGGLAPGWFTIGDATWPYHLAFWTGLFVALCGVVAASWRAGRTAPVQALGEAFVDARAMTRGRRLSGLALLATAAVTLVLALVGDPGELLHRKTYVSRPMLLITAVALLAPVVVRPLTRLIAWLPARLPGAGGMLVRENAAAGVRRTAAIAAPVLVTVALAGSLLGATATLNKAKADETRRHSAADFVVTPASGAGFDAATLRGLRKVSGAEVSATSSSAVYVLEDGVSLAKSEARAADPGPLAATTRLPVEAGRTSDLDDDSLIVNREWQRHTVGQRVRVWLGDGTRKSLRIAAVMTTGTGDNGVYVTPRNAPGATVDRVDVALAAGADAHAVAAALRAAVHSSGGQVLTKDQWVRASHPETNRTTRLGLLLVLGIALLYTGISLANTMVMGTSDRVRDLAVLRLAGATRWQVLRLVGAEALTVVAVGGVLGLLVAGLNLLGTWSALGLLSAPTTIEIPWTAVGAVLGACGVTAVVSSVIPAALALRRRAVELAGVRE; encoded by the coding sequence GTGCTGAGCGTCACCCTGCGCACCCTGCACGCCCGTTGGATCACCTTCGTCGGCAGTTTCGTCGCGCTCGCGCTGGGCGTCGCGCTCATCGCGGTGATGGGCCTGTCCCTCGCCTCGTCACTGAACGCGCCCGACGGGAGACCCGAGCGGTTCGCCGCCGCGCCGGTCGTGGTCAAAGGGGCCGACACCCTGCGCGTGCCCACCTCGACCGGTGTCCGGGTGCACAAGCTCGCTCAGCCGCGTGCCGTGCCCGCCGGGACCGTCGCGAAGCTGAAGAAGCTCGGCACCGTCGTCGAGGACCGGTCGTTCGCCGTACGGGCCCGGGGCGGCCCCGGCGACCTGGTGGGCCACCCCTGGTCCACCGCCGCCTTCGCCCCGTACGAGATCGACGCGGGACGCGCGCCCCGGGCGGCCGACGAGGTCGTCGTCAGCGGCGACTGGGCGAAGCCGGGGGAGCGCGTACGGACGGATCGCGGCACGGTACGGGTGGCCGGCACGGTACGAGTGGCCGGCACGATACGAGTGGCCGGCACCGGACGGGGCGGAGCCACCGGACGGACCGGCGCCACTGGACGAGTCGGCGTCACCGGACAAGTCAGCGGCGCAGTCGCCCGACGCGGCTTCGAGAACGCCGTCTTCTACGCCGACGAGCGCGCCGCCGCCCTGTCGCCCCGCAGCGTCCAGCTCGTCGTGGACGCCGACACCGCGGCCGTGCGTGAGGCGGTGCGCGGCAGCACGGGTGTCCAGGTCCTCACCGGTGACGCGCGCCGTTACGCCGACGCAGACCCGGACCGGGACAGCGAGGCGCTCACCGCGATGGACGCCATGTTCGGCACGGCCGGCGGTGTCACCGGCTTCGTCTCGGTCTTCGTGGTGGCGTCGACCTTCGCCTTCGCGGTCGCTCAGCGGCGCCGGGAGTTCGGGCTGCTGCGCACGGCCGGGGCGACCCCGGGACAGATCCGCCGGATGGTCTTCGCCGAGGCCCTGGTGGTGGGTGTGCTCGCCTCGGCCACGGGATGCGTGCTGGGCGCGTACGGTGCGCCATGGCTGGCCGCACGGATGGTCGACGGCGGGCTCGCGCCGGGCTGGTTCACCATCGGCGACGCCACCTGGCCGTACCACCTGGCCTTCTGGACGGGCCTGTTCGTCGCGCTGTGCGGTGTGGTGGCCGCCTCCTGGCGGGCGGGCCGCACGGCCCCAGTCCAGGCGCTGGGCGAGGCCTTCGTGGACGCCCGGGCGATGACCCGGGGCCGCCGGCTGTCCGGCCTGGCACTGCTGGCGACCGCCGCCGTGACCCTGGTCCTGGCCCTGGTCGGCGACCCGGGCGAACTGCTGCACCGGAAGACCTATGTGAGCCGGCCGATGCTGCTGATCACCGCCGTCGCCCTGCTCGCGCCGGTCGTGGTGCGCCCGCTGACCCGGCTGATCGCCTGGCTCCCGGCCCGACTCCCCGGAGCCGGCGGCATGCTGGTCCGGGAGAACGCCGCCGCCGGTGTGCGCCGCACCGCCGCGATCGCGGCGCCGGTCCTGGTCACCGTCGCGCTGGCCGGCTCGCTGCTGGGCGCCACCGCGACCCTGAACAAGGCGAAGGCCGACGAGACGCGCCGGCATTCGGCCGCCGACTTCGTCGTCACCCCGGCGAGCGGCGCGGGCTTCGACGCGGCCACACTGCGCGGGCTGCGAAAGGTGTCCGGCGCGGAGGTGTCCGCGACCTCGTCGAGCGCCGTCTATGTTCTGGAGGACGGCGTGTCACTGGCCAAGTCCGAGGCGCGCGCGGCGGATCCCGGACCGCTCGCCGCCACCACCCGGCTGCCGGTCGAGGCCGGGAGGACGAGCGACCTCGACGACGACTCCCTCATCGTCAACCGGGAGTGGCAGCGTCATACCGTGGGGCAGCGGGTGCGGGTGTGGCTCGGCGACGGCACGAGGAAGTCGCTGCGGATCGCCGCGGTGATGACCACCGGCACCGGCGACAACGGCGTGTACGTCACTCCGCGCAACGCCCCGGGCGCGACCGTCGACCGGGTCGACGTCGCCCTCGCCGCCGGTGCGGACGCGCACGCCGTGGCCGCCGCACTGCGTGCGGCGGTGCACAGCTCGGGCGGGCAGGTCCTCACCAAGGACCAGTGGGTACGCGCGAGTCACCCCGAGACGAACCGGACGACCCGGCTCGGCCTCCTGCTGGTCCTGGGCATCGCCCTCCTCTACACCGGCATCTCCCTGGCCAACACCATGGTCATGGGGACCTCCGACCGGGTGCGCGACCTGGCCGTGCTGCGCCTGGCGGGAGCCACCCGGTGGCAGGTGCTCCGGCTGGTGGGCGCCGAGGCGCTGACGGTCGTCGCGGTCGGCGGAGTGCTGGGGCTCCTCGTCGCGGGGCTCAACCTGCTGGGCACGTGGAGCGCCCTGGGTCTGCTGTCGGCCCCGACCACGATCGAGATCCCCTGGACGGCCGTCGGTGCGGTCCTCGGCGCCTGCGGGGTGACGGCCGTCGTCTCGTCCGTCATCCCCGCCGCACTCGCCCTGCGGCGCCGGGCGGTGGAACTGGCGGGTGTCCGGGAGTGA
- a CDS encoding TetR/AcrR family transcriptional regulator yields MSPSTPPGDRPLRADARENIRLILRTAREVFADRGYEVSIEEVARRSGLGMGTIYRHFPNKSALVERVAIDVMTETSAEIERALAEEPDPWAAFTRVMRQMAQVRSSQMFPVSRRRTTEPGPELMAARAALLVDLDGLVTRAQDAGGLRKDVNVFDLVLMLNSIPARIPDDETAGPSADLAGRHLGVLLDGLRSPGEETLPAPAADRRDLDQFFRTRFGF; encoded by the coding sequence ATGAGCCCGTCCACACCCCCTGGCGACCGTCCACTTCGCGCCGACGCCCGCGAGAACATCCGGCTGATCCTGCGGACCGCCCGCGAGGTCTTCGCCGACCGCGGGTACGAGGTGTCGATCGAGGAGGTCGCTCGCCGCTCAGGGCTGGGCATGGGCACCATCTACCGGCACTTCCCGAACAAGAGCGCCCTGGTCGAACGCGTCGCGATCGACGTCATGACGGAGACGTCCGCCGAGATCGAACGCGCCCTGGCGGAGGAGCCGGATCCCTGGGCGGCCTTCACGCGGGTGATGCGGCAGATGGCGCAGGTCCGCAGCAGCCAGATGTTCCCCGTCTCCCGCAGGCGTACGACGGAGCCGGGGCCCGAACTCATGGCGGCCCGAGCCGCTCTGCTGGTCGACCTCGACGGCCTGGTGACGCGGGCTCAGGACGCCGGAGGCCTGCGCAAGGACGTGAACGTGTTCGATCTCGTCCTGATGCTGAACTCGATCCCGGCCCGCATCCCCGACGACGAGACCGCCGGCCCGTCGGCGGATCTCGCGGGCCGCCACCTCGGCGTACTCCTCGACGGTCTGCGCTCCCCAGGCGAGGAAACGCTGCCGGCACCGGCCGCCGACCGCCGCGATCTCGATCAGTTCTTCCGGACGCGATTCGGCTTCTGA
- a CDS encoding peptidase: MALALVTSTASATSLVSDPVQRPNPPDAVGIRLVDVPADLVKDPRARQYIVDSLKPGVTVKRRIEVSNKSADVLHVAVYPGAADIRRGSFVGAAGNTGNELTTWIKPGRLSLDIPAHSRARDTVTIAIPKDAAPGERYGVVWAQVSGRDLGSGITLVSRTGIRLYLSVGGNNPPRARFTVDNMTAERDVSGRAVVHAKVHNTGGRALDLTGALKMSQVSGNISAGPYPVDSGKSLAPGQSASVNVIVTDQVTDGPWDVSLTLKSGLLEVTHGARITFPKGPGMAAAVLSSDDQPSSLNWRLISASTALILVIFSTLVIIRTYRRNAGGDDS; encoded by the coding sequence ATGGCGCTTGCCCTGGTCACCAGCACCGCTTCGGCCACATCCCTCGTATCGGATCCGGTACAGCGACCGAACCCCCCGGACGCCGTGGGAATTCGGCTCGTCGATGTCCCTGCCGACCTCGTCAAAGACCCACGGGCAAGGCAGTACATCGTCGACAGCCTAAAACCCGGTGTCACCGTGAAGCGGCGCATCGAAGTGTCGAACAAATCGGCCGACGTCTTGCATGTCGCGGTCTACCCTGGCGCCGCTGATATCCGCCGGGGTTCCTTCGTCGGCGCTGCCGGAAACACCGGTAACGAGCTCACCACCTGGATCAAGCCCGGTCGGCTGAGCCTGGACATCCCCGCTCACTCCAGAGCCCGAGACACCGTGACCATCGCCATTCCGAAGGACGCTGCCCCCGGCGAGCGATACGGCGTCGTATGGGCGCAGGTCAGCGGTCGCGACCTGGGCAGCGGCATCACCTTGGTCAGCCGCACCGGAATCCGGCTCTACCTCTCGGTGGGTGGCAACAACCCGCCGCGTGCCCGATTCACGGTGGACAACATGACGGCTGAGCGTGATGTCAGTGGGCGCGCCGTCGTACACGCCAAGGTCCACAACACCGGTGGCCGTGCTCTGGACCTCACCGGCGCCCTGAAGATGTCCCAGGTATCCGGAAACATCAGCGCCGGGCCCTACCCGGTTGACTCCGGAAAGAGCCTGGCGCCCGGCCAGTCCGCGTCGGTGAACGTCATCGTGACCGATCAGGTCACGGACGGCCCGTGGGACGTCTCCCTTACGTTGAAAAGCGGGTTGTTGGAGGTGACGCATGGAGCTCGAATCACCTTCCCGAAGGGGCCAGGCATGGCCGCGGCAGTCCTTTCAAGCGATGATCAGCCAAGCTCGCTGAACTGGAGACTCATCTCGGCATCGACGGCTCTGATCCTCGTGATCTTCTCGACGCTCGTGATCATCCGTACTTATCGGCGAAACGCCGGAGGCGATGATTCCTGA
- a CDS encoding DUF1876 domain-containing protein, which produces MTQTTQSQPAAAQTRTAVGWHVEIEFEEDDHRTRAAALLRLPDGNEVRAHGYASRHPSDSNQPRVGEEVAGARALNELAMKLLTKAHDEIDEASGRTSHPLR; this is translated from the coding sequence ATGACACAGACGACACAGTCGCAACCGGCCGCCGCGCAGACACGGACCGCCGTCGGCTGGCACGTCGAGATCGAGTTCGAGGAGGACGACCACCGCACCCGCGCCGCCGCTCTCCTCCGGCTCCCCGACGGGAACGAGGTACGCGCTCACGGGTACGCCAGCCGCCACCCCTCCGACTCCAACCAGCCGAGAGTCGGCGAGGAGGTCGCGGGCGCGCGGGCGCTCAACGAACTGGCGATGAAGCTGTTGACCAAGGCGCACGACGAGATCGACGAGGCGTCGGGGAGGACCTCGCATCCGCTGAGGTGA
- a CDS encoding response regulator, with protein MRTDRSLRVVLAEDSVLLREGLVGLLTRCGHEVVAAVGDATALVAAVEEHAPDIVVTDVRMPPAFEDEGLHAAVRLREKRPTLPVLVLSQYVQRTYASELLDTGDGSGIGYLLKDRVGQVEEFVDALCEVADGGTVVDPEVVRQLLRRRRDPLERLTPREREVLALIAEGRSNGAIARELVVSEAAVGKHIGSILAKLDLPPADATHRRVLAVLAYLRA; from the coding sequence TTGCGAACGGACCGATCGCTCCGCGTAGTTCTGGCCGAGGACAGCGTGTTGCTGCGGGAGGGGCTCGTCGGCCTGCTCACCCGCTGCGGCCACGAGGTGGTCGCGGCCGTCGGGGACGCCACGGCTCTGGTCGCCGCGGTCGAGGAGCACGCACCCGACATCGTCGTGACGGATGTACGCATGCCCCCCGCGTTCGAGGACGAGGGGCTGCACGCGGCCGTGCGGCTGCGCGAGAAGCGGCCCACGCTGCCGGTCCTGGTGCTCAGCCAGTACGTGCAGCGGACGTACGCCTCGGAACTGCTGGACACCGGCGACGGATCGGGGATCGGCTATCTGCTGAAGGACCGGGTGGGGCAGGTCGAGGAGTTCGTGGACGCCCTGTGCGAGGTCGCGGACGGCGGGACGGTCGTCGACCCCGAAGTCGTACGTCAACTGCTGCGCCGGCGCCGCGATCCGCTGGAGCGGCTCACCCCGCGTGAGCGTGAGGTCCTGGCGCTGATCGCGGAGGGCAGGTCGAACGGCGCGATCGCCCGCGAACTGGTGGTTTCCGAGGCGGCCGTGGGCAAGCACATCGGCAGCATCCTCGCCAAGTTGGACCTGCCTCCGGCCGACGCGACCCATCGCAGGGTGCTGGCGGTCCTGGCCTATCTGCGTGCGTGA
- a CDS encoding sensor histidine kinase: protein MPRSDYLLSSWPWRSTGYLLTGVLTGAAALVGIVITVVAGGVLALVLVGLPLLLLAALSGIAVTWVERHRLRLIDRDPAPDRHRVPEAGGLWSWLTTRLRERVTWRELGYALLFAGLLWPVDALAITVALLAPLSMAATPLLMATAGDGREAKVLKQWTVTTWPTAFGTAVLGLVLLALGAYVLGVTAGARAELTRVLIAPREGDLGAKVAELARSRVRLVDAFEAERRRIERDLHDGAQQRLVALTMTLGLARLDAPPGPLADQLATAHEEAGRALAELRELIHGIHPKVLTDYGLQAAVADAADRSTVPVDIDGLELPGRLPQAVEAAAYFVVCEALANVARHSGASRAAVSGEHRDGRLFLQVRDDGRGGADAGAGSGLTGLADRVSVLDGRLSLSSPRGGPTLLRVEFPCERTDRSA, encoded by the coding sequence ATGCCCCGGTCGGACTACCTCCTGTCGTCGTGGCCGTGGCGTTCGACCGGATACCTGCTCACCGGCGTCCTGACCGGCGCCGCCGCCCTCGTGGGAATCGTGATCACGGTGGTCGCCGGCGGCGTCCTCGCCCTCGTGCTGGTGGGGCTTCCGCTGCTGCTCCTCGCGGCCCTCTCCGGTATCGCGGTGACCTGGGTGGAGCGGCACAGGCTGCGCCTGATCGACCGGGACCCGGCCCCCGACCGGCACCGGGTGCCCGAGGCGGGGGGTCTGTGGTCCTGGCTGACGACGCGGCTGAGGGAGCGGGTGACATGGCGGGAGTTGGGGTACGCGCTGCTCTTCGCGGGGCTGCTGTGGCCGGTCGACGCCCTCGCGATCACGGTCGCCCTGCTCGCCCCGCTGTCCATGGCAGCGACCCCGCTGCTGATGGCCACGGCCGGCGACGGCCGGGAGGCCAAGGTGCTCAAACAGTGGACGGTCACCACCTGGCCGACGGCCTTCGGCACAGCCGTGCTGGGGCTTGTCCTCCTCGCGCTGGGTGCCTATGTCCTGGGGGTCACGGCCGGCGCCCGAGCGGAACTGACGCGTGTGCTGATCGCGCCGCGGGAAGGCGACTTGGGTGCGAAGGTAGCGGAACTGGCGCGTTCACGCGTCCGGTTGGTGGACGCCTTCGAGGCGGAGCGGCGGCGCATCGAGCGCGATCTGCACGACGGGGCTCAACAGCGCCTGGTGGCCCTGACGATGACGCTCGGCCTGGCCCGTCTGGACGCGCCGCCCGGACCACTCGCCGACCAGCTCGCCACGGCCCACGAGGAGGCGGGCAGGGCACTCGCGGAGCTGCGCGAACTCATCCACGGCATCCACCCCAAGGTCCTCACGGACTACGGCCTCCAGGCAGCGGTCGCGGACGCCGCGGACCGCTCCACGGTCCCGGTCGACATCGACGGCCTGGAACTGCCAGGACGGCTGCCCCAGGCGGTCGAGGCCGCCGCGTACTTCGTGGTCTGCGAAGCCCTCGCCAACGTCGCCAGGCACAGCGGGGCGAGCCGCGCGGCGGTGAGCGGGGAGCACCGCGACGGGCGCCTGTTCCTTCAGGTGCGCGACGACGGCCGTGGGGGCGCGGACGCCGGGGCCGGCAGCGGGCTGACCGGGCTTGCGGACCGGGTGTCGGTGCTGGATGGCAGACTCTCCCTGTCCAGTCCGCGGGGCGGACCGACCCTGTTGCGTGTGGAGTTTCCTTGCGAACGGACCGATCGCTCCGCGTAG